A DNA window from Pseudodesulfovibrio thermohalotolerans contains the following coding sequences:
- the nhaA gene encoding Na+/H+ antiporter NhaA translates to MRQPQDRPLPVHYVLSSFDKFFRMEAAGGIALMACTIAALVWANSPWAASYHALWQTKLTVGVGNWVLSKPSLLWINDGLMAIFFFLVGLEIKRELMVGGLSTPSQTIMPVAAAVGGMAVPALIFFSLNSGLESAPGWGIPMATDIAFALGIMSLLGSRVPVGLKIFLTAVAIVDDIGAILVIAVFYTDTLNLMALFIGLAALAFMLMLNLGWRIRNSIPYLVFGVVVWLAFLMSGIHATIAGVLAAMTIPAGTRMNCSTFVEELRHAAEVFEMAITPGKTVLTNKEQQMALHSMEHAYDAATTPLQNIEHSLHPWVSFFIMPVFALANAGVQLDANVFQELLTPVSLGVFIGLVVGKQIGVAGACWIIDKLGFASFPDRTTMVHLWGASCLAGVGFTMSIFIGNLAFKEGTSLVALAKIAILFASLVSGVLGYLILRYLASDVSKDGVEELPKDA, encoded by the coding sequence ATGAGGCAACCTCAGGACAGGCCATTGCCGGTCCATTACGTACTGAGTTCATTCGATAAATTCTTCCGTATGGAGGCCGCTGGCGGTATCGCGCTGATGGCCTGCACCATAGCCGCCCTGGTTTGGGCCAACTCTCCATGGGCCGCGAGCTACCATGCGCTGTGGCAGACCAAGCTGACTGTGGGGGTGGGAAATTGGGTTTTGTCCAAGCCTTCGTTGCTGTGGATAAACGATGGCCTCATGGCCATTTTCTTTTTCCTCGTGGGGCTGGAGATCAAGCGCGAGCTGATGGTGGGCGGGCTGTCCACGCCGAGTCAGACCATCATGCCAGTAGCCGCCGCCGTGGGCGGCATGGCCGTGCCCGCGCTCATCTTCTTTTCCCTGAACAGCGGGCTGGAGTCGGCTCCGGGATGGGGCATCCCCATGGCCACGGATATCGCCTTTGCCCTTGGCATCATGTCCCTGCTGGGCAGCCGGGTGCCAGTGGGACTCAAGATTTTTCTGACCGCCGTGGCCATCGTGGACGACATCGGAGCCATTCTGGTCATTGCCGTCTTCTACACCGACACCCTGAATCTGATGGCCCTCTTCATCGGGCTGGCCGCGCTCGCCTTTATGCTCATGCTCAACCTGGGCTGGCGCATCCGCAACTCCATTCCGTATTTGGTGTTCGGCGTCGTGGTCTGGCTGGCCTTCCTCATGTCCGGCATTCATGCCACCATCGCGGGCGTGCTGGCGGCCATGACCATACCGGCCGGAACACGCATGAACTGCTCCACCTTTGTCGAAGAGCTTCGCCACGCCGCCGAAGTCTTTGAAATGGCCATCACCCCCGGCAAGACCGTGTTGACCAACAAGGAGCAGCAGATGGCCCTGCATTCCATGGAGCACGCATACGATGCGGCCACCACGCCGTTGCAGAACATCGAGCATTCCCTGCATCCATGGGTGTCGTTTTTCATCATGCCTGTTTTCGCCCTGGCCAACGCGGGCGTGCAACTGGATGCAAATGTCTTTCAGGAGTTGCTCACGCCGGTTTCCCTGGGCGTGTTCATCGGACTGGTGGTGGGTAAACAGATAGGCGTCGCCGGGGCGTGCTGGATCATCGACAAGCTCGGTTTTGCCTCGTTCCCGGACCGGACCACAATGGTCCACCTGTGGGGCGCGTCCTGCCTTGCGGGTGTCGGTTTCACCATGTCCATCTTTATCGGAAACCTGGCGTTTAAAGAGGGCACGAGCCTGGTTGCGCTGGCAAAGATCGCCATTCTCTTCGCCTCCCTGGTTTCAGGGGTGCTCGGCTACCTGATCCTTAGGTACCTGGCTTCGGACGTCAGTAAGGACGGTGTGGAAGAACTCCCCAAAGACGCCTAG
- a CDS encoding bacteriohemerythrin: protein MPAKSNPAESSPIITLGIPEIDEQHETFFAMLGRIETVSPDMYRQLDDDETDKMLDIMSDLKDFAMQHFSFEENLMDETDYPGLDGQQESHERFLDDITRLEAELMNGTSVPPVKLHGFLADWFTEHVREMDLPFAEFREKSVG, encoded by the coding sequence ATGCCAGCCAAATCGAACCCGGCCGAATCTTCGCCTATCATCACCCTGGGCATCCCCGAAATCGACGAACAACACGAAACCTTCTTCGCCATGCTCGGCCGCATCGAAACGGTGTCGCCGGACATGTACCGTCAGCTCGACGACGACGAGACCGACAAGATGCTCGACATCATGAGCGACCTCAAAGACTTCGCCATGCAGCACTTCAGTTTCGAGGAAAACCTCATGGACGAAACCGACTACCCGGGCCTGGATGGCCAGCAGGAATCGCACGAACGGTTCCTTGACGACATCACGCGCCTGGAAGCCGAACTCATGAACGGCACATCCGTGCCGCCCGTCAAGCTCCACGGATTCCTTGCCGACTGGTTCACCGAACACGTTCGGGAAATGGACCTCCCCTTCGCGGAATTCAGGGAAAAATCCGTAGGATAG
- a CDS encoding RHS repeat-associated core domain-containing protein: MWHTRKPADWVPWEHGLPFSWNHTLAHGDKPADWGDKSQTEIEAGSAPYFMEVETDADSRIESRTERIDGRRETWDFQYDDEGRLPCVSTDTDWVQEFEYDAQGRRRADHDTVRDVFTRTYEYGDDNRLLSAGKVRYEHDENGFRCTRIDGESVTRYQYAGDYRLLGALMPDGRAIAYDHDESGQRSMKYVDGQPVEAYLWRDFIRLGAFYDGEHEFVFNYEEGERLPYSMTVNGSDYTLEYDQVGTLKAVVYPTGNVVKAIQYDVFGNLLWDSNPGLRIPLGFAGGLSDPDTGFVRFGWRDYDPDTGRWTAQDPIGDAGGDDDWYGYCLDDPVNLIDPKGLMGSKPGLPDESRAQKRYWKFKSESGACEACAALDGVVFKDKPGPVHPNCRCSAEEIWMTDEEAKKYTEWKPSLLMPEDSLRGRSARKLLKKKLTEFGQGFTETPDPIVTPIQEWGKRRKNKERAR; this comes from the coding sequence ATGTGGCACACCCGCAAACCCGCCGATTGGGTGCCGTGGGAACACGGTCTTCCGTTCTCCTGGAACCACACCCTCGCCCACGGCGACAAGCCCGCTGATTGGGGCGACAAATCGCAGACCGAAATCGAAGCTGGCAGCGCGCCTTACTTCATGGAAGTGGAGACGGACGCGGACAGCCGCATCGAATCGCGCACCGAGCGCATCGACGGCAGGCGCGAGACCTGGGATTTCCAGTACGACGACGAAGGACGGCTCCCTTGTGTGTCCACTGACACCGACTGGGTGCAGGAGTTCGAATACGATGCACAAGGCCGCCGCAGGGCTGACCATGATACGGTCAGGGATGTGTTCACGCGAACCTATGAGTATGGCGACGACAACCGCCTGCTCTCGGCTGGCAAGGTGCGCTACGAGCACGATGAAAATGGCTTCCGCTGCACCAGGATCGACGGTGAGTCCGTGACCCGTTACCAGTACGCAGGTGACTACCGGCTGCTCGGCGCGCTCATGCCTGATGGTCGAGCCATCGCCTACGACCATGACGAGAGCGGCCAGCGGTCCATGAAGTACGTGGACGGTCAGCCGGTCGAGGCATACCTGTGGCGCGACTTCATCCGGCTGGGCGCGTTTTACGATGGCGAGCATGAATTCGTCTTCAATTACGAAGAGGGCGAGCGTCTGCCGTACTCCATGACCGTGAACGGCAGCGACTACACCCTCGAATACGATCAGGTGGGAACGCTGAAAGCGGTTGTTTACCCAACCGGAAACGTGGTAAAGGCCATTCAATACGACGTGTTCGGCAACCTGCTCTGGGATTCCAACCCCGGCCTGCGCATCCCGCTCGGTTTCGCAGGCGGTTTGAGCGACCCGGACACCGGCTTCGTTAGGTTCGGTTGGCGTGACTATGACCCGGACACGGGACGTTGGACAGCGCAAGACCCCATCGGCGATGCTGGCGGGGATGATGACTGGTACGGGTATTGTCTGGACGATCCGGTGAACCTTATCGACCCCAAGGGGCTCATGGGCAGTAAGCCAGGTCTCCCCGATGAATCAAGAGCACAAAAGCGATATTGGAAATTCAAGTCAGAAAGTGGAGCATGCGAAGCGTGTGCAGCTTTGGACGGCGTTGTATTTAAAGATAAGCCCGGTCCGGTGCATCCAAACTGCCGATGCTCGGCAGAAGAGATTTGGATGACCGACGAAGAGGCAAAGAAATACACCGAATGGAAGCCATCGTTGCTTATGCCGGAGGATTCTCTTCGAGGCCGATCTGCTCGAAAACTCTTAAAAAAGAAGTTAACAGAGTTTGGCCAAGGCTTTACAGAAACACCAGACCCAATTGTGACTCCCATCCAAGAATGGGGGAAACGCAGAAAGAATAAAGAACGCGCTCGATAA
- a CDS encoding LOG family protein, which produces MKRICVYLGSNPGNNPSYVAAAVALGRELAAREIGLVYGGSSTGLMGRLADTCLAEGGEVIGVIPKRLVEKEIAHQGLTEAHVVNSMHERKQLMADLSDGFIALPGGIGTLEEFFEVLTWNQLGYHAKPCGLLDVSGYYACLTDHLNRMVDEGFLMADHRRMVLTSPNPAELIDRFATYVPPHVDKWIELKKGL; this is translated from the coding sequence ATGAAACGAATCTGCGTCTATCTGGGCTCCAACCCCGGCAACAACCCGTCGTACGTGGCCGCTGCCGTGGCACTGGGCCGCGAACTGGCCGCCCGCGAAATCGGGCTGGTATACGGCGGGTCCTCCACCGGTCTCATGGGCCGCTTGGCCGACACCTGCCTGGCCGAAGGCGGCGAGGTCATCGGCGTCATTCCCAAGCGTCTCGTGGAAAAGGAAATCGCCCACCAGGGACTGACCGAAGCCCACGTGGTCAACTCCATGCACGAGCGCAAGCAGCTCATGGCCGACCTGTCCGACGGCTTCATCGCCCTGCCCGGCGGCATCGGCACCCTTGAGGAATTCTTCGAGGTCCTGACCTGGAACCAGCTCGGCTACCACGCCAAACCGTGCGGCCTGCTCGACGTATCGGGCTACTACGCCTGCCTGACCGACCACCTGAACCGCATGGTGGACGAAGGGTTCCTCATGGCCGACCACCGCCGCATGGTCCTGACCAGCCCGAACCCGGCCGAACTTATCGATCGCTTTGCGACCTATGTCCCGCCGCATGTGGACAAATGGATCGAGCTGAAGAAAGGGTTGTAA
- a CDS encoding pyridoxamine 5'-phosphate oxidase family protein, giving the protein MRKDVTQDKSVVADILDGAEVVWLALADKDGPYCVPVNFASDGDTLYIHSGMKGRKAACLDSGAPLAFSAAVDMRLKTNDENACKLGYHFRSVMGDGTPRALAGDEKMRALDRITLKYAGHKLPYNEQVLGITAVYAIAITSATARIK; this is encoded by the coding sequence ATGCGCAAAGACGTAACCCAAGACAAGTCCGTGGTTGCCGACATTCTGGACGGAGCCGAGGTCGTCTGGCTGGCTCTTGCCGACAAGGACGGCCCCTACTGTGTTCCCGTGAACTTCGCATCGGACGGCGACACGCTCTACATCCACTCGGGCATGAAGGGACGCAAGGCCGCCTGCCTGGATTCGGGCGCGCCTCTGGCCTTCTCCGCCGCCGTGGACATGCGGCTCAAGACCAACGACGAAAACGCCTGCAAATTGGGATACCACTTCCGCTCGGTAATGGGCGACGGCACGCCCCGCGCCCTTGCCGGCGACGAAAAAATGCGCGCCCTGGACCGCATCACCCTCAAATACGCGGGCCATAAACTCCCCTACAATGAACAGGTTTTGGGCATCACCGCCGTGTATGCCATTGCCATCACATCCGCCACCGCGCGGATCAAATAA
- a CDS encoding lysophospholipid acyltransferase family protein yields the protein MEDRLAGPLFDLDSPFNDPVRHTLFSMVRRPLAKVLRLDTLNTLYSTLQDGEGGSFVDKALDLLGVRFSVDGQPVSRVPRTGPLVAVCNHPFGVLEGLLLVRILREVRSDIKIMANFMLGMIPEMDDLIIQVDPFGGAESSRKNIAGLKACMRWLKDGGMLVVFPAGEVSSLKVKKRRVGDPNWSPMIGRIIRKTGAAALPVFFNGRNSGLFQTLGLIHPRLRTVLLPHENLKHASRDVIGVRFGTVIGHDKLAEHGDDQAIVDYLRFRTYLLRRERKPRFNFKPRETRRSMDPIANSRGKHILASEVAALPDDNILLESSDFTVFHAQAFMIPRLLREIGIQREETFRQVGEGTGRAMDIDRFDDTYHHLVLWNRKEREVAGAYRFARTDEIIAEQGASGLYTSTLFDYRPGFLEGLGPALELGRSFVIPKYQRSYQPLLMLWKGLAEYVVRNPRYSRLFGCVSISSEYSVIARELIVGFMERHCSMPELARMALPKRPPKVKKLKRLDFSLPEAVFDDPEDVADFVRDVEDGRSIPVLLKQYLKLGGKIIGFNMDPDFGNCMDGLILVDLHKSDPKVLSRFMGREGTTRFQNAGQPAPVRRIGDAAA from the coding sequence ATGGAAGATCGCCTTGCCGGTCCGCTGTTCGATCTGGATTCGCCTTTCAACGACCCCGTTCGCCACACTCTTTTCTCCATGGTCAGGAGACCTTTGGCCAAAGTCCTCAGGCTCGATACCCTCAATACCCTGTACTCGACGTTGCAGGACGGTGAGGGCGGCTCCTTCGTGGACAAGGCCCTTGATCTGCTCGGGGTGCGCTTTTCCGTCGACGGCCAGCCCGTCAGCCGGGTGCCGCGCACCGGACCGCTGGTCGCGGTCTGCAATCACCCCTTCGGCGTGCTCGAAGGGCTTTTGCTGGTTCGCATCCTGCGGGAGGTCCGGTCCGACATCAAGATCATGGCCAATTTCATGCTCGGCATGATTCCCGAGATGGACGACCTCATCATTCAGGTGGACCCGTTCGGCGGCGCCGAGTCCTCGCGCAAGAATATCGCCGGTCTCAAGGCGTGTATGCGCTGGCTCAAGGACGGCGGTATGCTGGTGGTTTTCCCGGCGGGCGAGGTGTCAAGTCTGAAGGTCAAGAAGCGCCGCGTGGGCGACCCGAACTGGAGCCCCATGATCGGCCGGATCATTCGCAAGACCGGGGCCGCGGCCCTGCCGGTATTCTTTAACGGCCGCAACTCGGGGCTGTTCCAGACCTTGGGCCTCATCCATCCCCGTTTGCGCACGGTGCTGCTGCCGCACGAGAACCTGAAGCACGCCTCTCGCGACGTTATCGGTGTGCGGTTCGGCACGGTCATAGGCCACGACAAGCTGGCCGAACACGGCGACGACCAGGCGATAGTGGATTATCTGCGCTTCCGCACCTATCTCCTCCGCCGCGAGCGCAAGCCGCGTTTCAATTTCAAGCCCCGCGAAACCAGGCGGAGCATGGACCCCATCGCCAACTCGCGCGGCAAGCATATCCTCGCCTCCGAGGTGGCCGCCCTGCCGGATGATAACATCCTGCTCGAAAGTTCTGATTTCACCGTGTTCCACGCCCAGGCGTTCATGATCCCCCGGCTGCTGCGCGAGATCGGCATCCAGCGCGAGGAGACCTTCCGTCAGGTGGGCGAGGGCACCGGCCGGGCCATGGATATCGACAGGTTCGACGACACCTATCACCATCTGGTTCTCTGGAATCGGAAGGAACGGGAAGTGGCCGGAGCGTACCGTTTCGCCAGGACCGACGAGATCATCGCCGAGCAGGGCGCGTCCGGTTTGTATACCTCCACCTTGTTCGACTACCGCCCCGGCTTCCTTGAGGGCCTCGGACCCGCGCTGGAGCTGGGCCGTTCCTTCGTCATTCCCAAGTACCAGCGCAGTTACCAGCCGTTGCTCATGCTGTGGAAGGGGCTGGCCGAATACGTGGTCCGCAACCCCCGGTATTCCCGGCTGTTCGGCTGCGTGTCCATTTCCAGCGAGTATTCCGTGATCGCTCGTGAACTTATCGTAGGCTTCATGGAACGCCATTGCTCCATGCCGGAACTGGCTCGGATGGCGCTTCCCAAGCGGCCGCCCAAGGTCAAGAAATTGAAACGGCTCGACTTCTCCCTGCCCGAGGCGGTCTTCGATGATCCCGAGGACGTGGCCGACTTCGTGCGCGACGTGGAGGACGGCCGGTCCATTCCGGTGTTGCTCAAGCAATATCTCAAGCTGGGCGGCAAGATCATCGGCTTCAACATGGACCCGGATTTCGGCAATTGCATGGACGGGCTTATCCTGGTGGACTTGCACAAGTCGGACCCGAAGGTACTGTCCCGATTCATGGGCCGCGAGGGCACGACCCGCTTTCAAAATGCCGGTCAGCCCGCGCCCGTGCGCCGGATCGGCGACGCCGCCGCCTGA
- a CDS encoding choice-of-anchor I family protein, whose amino-acid sequence MPQLLLALLVLLLAAVPAAALELTPAGRYASGVFDESAAEIVVYDPEVGQAYVVNGHMNVVDVLDVSDIRNPVKKTSFDFSAYGTALNSVACRDGMIAVAVEAAPKQAPGHVVVADRTGNVLAAFRVGAQPDMVTFSPDGKYILAACEGGPDDACSVDPEGSISIIDISPGLDKAVNRSAGFAAFNPLRKHLKARGVRLSHPGSTVAQDLEPEYIAVSPDSRLAFVTLQENNSVAVVDIPKATVVEILGLGLKDWSGLVMDASDKDKAVNLRQWPVYSAYMPDGIAAYAVNGRNYFVTANEGDSREYDEYADEKRLSKVELDPRAFPEGGKLQDNKALGRLKTITDLSDTDGDGDYDRIVAFGGRSFSIWDENGSLVFDSGDRFERILARFHAYGFNADSDKNKFDKRSDDKGCEPEGAEIGVVDGRTYVFIGLERMGGVMVFDITDPQNPFFETYRLDRDFSGDPKEGTAGDLGPEGVHFVPAAESGTGDALLFVGNETSGTTTIYTVR is encoded by the coding sequence ATGCCACAACTTTTACTCGCCTTGCTGGTCCTGCTGCTGGCGGCCGTTCCCGCCGCCGCCCTGGAACTGACGCCCGCCGGACGCTACGCCTCCGGCGTCTTCGACGAATCCGCCGCCGAAATCGTGGTCTACGATCCCGAGGTTGGACAGGCCTATGTGGTCAACGGCCACATGAACGTCGTGGACGTTCTCGACGTCTCGGATATCCGCAACCCCGTCAAAAAGACCAGCTTCGACTTTTCCGCATACGGCACGGCGCTCAATTCCGTGGCCTGCCGCGACGGCATGATCGCCGTCGCCGTGGAGGCCGCCCCCAAGCAGGCTCCGGGCCATGTGGTCGTGGCGGACCGCACGGGAAACGTCCTTGCCGCCTTCCGAGTCGGCGCTCAACCCGACATGGTCACCTTTTCGCCCGATGGGAAATACATCCTCGCCGCCTGCGAAGGCGGCCCCGACGACGCCTGCTCCGTCGACCCCGAAGGCTCCATCAGCATCATCGACATCTCCCCCGGCCTGGACAAAGCCGTCAACCGCAGCGCCGGATTCGCCGCCTTCAATCCCCTCCGGAAACACCTGAAGGCAAGGGGCGTACGCCTCTCGCATCCCGGCTCCACCGTGGCCCAGGACCTGGAACCGGAATACATAGCCGTATCCCCCGACTCCCGGCTCGCCTTCGTCACCCTGCAGGAAAACAACAGCGTGGCCGTGGTGGACATCCCGAAAGCAACGGTTGTCGAAATCCTGGGCCTCGGCCTCAAGGACTGGTCCGGCCTGGTCATGGACGCCAGCGACAAGGACAAGGCCGTCAACCTCAGGCAGTGGCCCGTGTATTCCGCCTACATGCCCGACGGCATCGCTGCCTACGCCGTGAACGGCCGCAACTATTTCGTCACCGCCAACGAGGGCGATTCCCGCGAATACGATGAATATGCCGACGAAAAGCGGCTGTCCAAAGTCGAACTCGACCCGAGGGCATTCCCCGAAGGCGGCAAGCTTCAGGACAACAAGGCTCTGGGCCGCCTCAAGACCATCACGGACCTGTCCGACACTGACGGCGACGGCGACTACGACCGTATCGTCGCTTTCGGCGGCCGCTCCTTCTCCATATGGGATGAGAACGGCAGCCTCGTTTTCGACTCCGGCGACAGGTTCGAGCGCATCCTGGCCCGATTCCATGCATACGGATTCAATGCCGACAGCGACAAGAACAAGTTCGACAAACGCTCGGACGACAAGGGGTGCGAACCGGAAGGCGCGGAAATCGGCGTGGTCGACGGTCGAACTTACGTCTTTATCGGGCTTGAACGCATGGGCGGGGTGATGGTTTTCGACATCACCGACCCCCAAAACCCTTTCTTCGAGACCTACCGGCTGGACCGCGACTTCTCCGGCGACCCCAAAGAGGGCACGGCCGGCGATCTCGGCCCCGAAGGCGTGCATTTCGTTCCCGCCGCCGAGAGCGGCACGGGCGACGCCCTGCTCTTCGTGGGCAACGAAACTTCCGGGACCACGACCATCTACACGGTGCGATGA
- a CDS encoding GDSL-type esterase/lipase family protein: MITFFIGDSLTLGCGDATGLGWPGRIATVLMRGGRDLTWYNLGVRANTTIKLRDRWRDEVARRFLPGQNARLIFSFGVADIANDVPAQTCYDNAEAILSEAKDIGPTLFIGPMPVGDPDKTERITQLSLGLETVCDRLGVPCVPVIQSLKDSAPYASALAAYDNVHPAAEGYDILAELLLKSDAVRNFLDLENDND, encoded by the coding sequence ATGATTACCTTTTTCATCGGCGACTCCCTGACGCTGGGATGCGGCGACGCGACAGGGCTCGGCTGGCCCGGTAGAATCGCGACTGTCCTCATGCGGGGCGGCCGGGATCTCACCTGGTACAACCTCGGCGTTCGCGCCAACACCACCATCAAACTCCGCGACCGCTGGCGGGACGAAGTCGCCCGCCGCTTCCTGCCTGGACAGAACGCCCGGCTGATCTTCTCGTTCGGCGTGGCCGACATCGCGAACGACGTGCCCGCGCAGACCTGCTACGACAACGCCGAAGCCATCCTGTCCGAAGCCAAAGACATCGGCCCCACGCTGTTCATCGGCCCCATGCCCGTGGGCGATCCGGACAAGACCGAACGGATCACCCAGCTTTCCCTGGGCCTTGAAACCGTATGCGATCGGCTCGGCGTGCCCTGTGTGCCGGTGATACAATCCCTCAAGGACTCCGCGCCCTATGCTTCGGCCCTGGCGGCCTACGACAACGTCCACCCTGCTGCCGAGGGCTATGACATCCTCGCCGAACTGCTCCTCAAGTCCGACGCGGTACGTAATTTCCTCGATTTGGAGAACGACAATGACTGA
- a CDS encoding DsbA family protein, whose amino-acid sequence MRTKLIFLPLLIVALGLFVGCQRVGDLPTDKYKPAAHAESGSREKAQDRKRAGAPDGCSPEFRALFDQAVVEMRGKGDLDVVVVTDPLCWHCRLAHKLLGEYPKLYGRLRLSFFPRRSFIGSDMAAWIMEDAAGSDRLPKLIDFAYEDLQQPKSEDLMEARMIVLAQFTKAFPELLHGTTLDALYLRLQKDHESHVLESVKLARTAHLPGTPILVAGDTVVLGFGPSVWLKVLEGAQMCR is encoded by the coding sequence ATGCGAACCAAGCTTATATTTTTGCCGTTGCTGATCGTTGCCTTGGGGCTGTTTGTCGGCTGTCAGAGGGTCGGCGACCTGCCGACCGACAAATACAAGCCCGCCGCACATGCTGAAAGCGGGAGTCGGGAAAAGGCCCAGGACCGGAAAAGGGCCGGGGCGCCGGATGGCTGCTCGCCCGAGTTCCGCGCACTCTTTGACCAGGCTGTGGTGGAGATGCGCGGCAAAGGCGACCTGGACGTTGTCGTGGTTACCGATCCCCTGTGCTGGCATTGCCGCCTGGCCCACAAGCTTTTGGGCGAGTACCCCAAGTTGTATGGCAGGCTTCGCCTTTCCTTCTTCCCGCGCCGAAGCTTCATCGGCTCCGACATGGCCGCCTGGATCATGGAGGACGCGGCAGGCTCCGACCGTCTGCCCAAGCTGATCGATTTCGCCTATGAGGATCTCCAACAGCCCAAGTCTGAAGACCTCATGGAAGCGCGCATGATCGTCCTGGCCCAGTTCACCAAGGCTTTTCCAGAGTTGCTTCATGGCACCACGCTCGATGCGCTGTACCTGCGGCTGCAAAAGGACCACGAGTCCCATGTGTTGGAAAGCGTCAAGCTCGCCAGGACGGCCCATCTCCCCGGCACCCCCATCCTGGTGGCGGGTGACACCGTGGTCCTGGGCTTCGGCCCCAGCGTCTGGCTCAAGGTCCTGGAAGGAGCCCAAATGTGCCGGTAG
- a CDS encoding threonine aldolase family protein: MTDLKSFASDNNAGAHPAVMEAVVKANTGFRKSYGDDELSIHTDEVFKEFFGSQARIHYVTTGTAANVLGLRSVTHTYNSVLCAAQAHINNDECGAPEAFGGIKLVPIPSTDGKLTPGMIAPYLGHIGFVHASQPKVISITQPTELGKLYTLKEIEDLVEFAHDRDLLVHMDGARLANACAALDCSFFDMTTALDVDFISFGGTKNGCLMGEAVLFLNPDIGEGFPYLRKQAMQLVSKMRFVSAQLEAYLADDLWLKNATHANAMAKRLAEKAGAIEGVDIKGTVDCNSLFAHIPPRATEILLEKYYFYVWDEHDHTVRWMTSWATTEEMVDEFVADLRKAVEAAK; encoded by the coding sequence ATGACTGATCTCAAATCCTTTGCCAGCGACAACAACGCAGGCGCGCACCCGGCCGTCATGGAGGCCGTTGTCAAGGCCAACACCGGATTCCGCAAATCCTACGGCGACGACGAACTTTCCATCCACACCGACGAGGTGTTCAAGGAGTTTTTCGGCTCCCAGGCGCGCATCCACTATGTGACCACCGGCACGGCGGCCAATGTGCTCGGCCTGCGCTCCGTGACCCACACCTACAACTCCGTGCTCTGCGCAGCCCAGGCGCACATCAACAATGACGAATGCGGCGCGCCCGAGGCGTTCGGCGGCATCAAGCTGGTGCCTATTCCGTCCACGGACGGCAAGCTCACGCCGGGCATGATCGCCCCTTATCTGGGCCACATCGGCTTCGTCCACGCCTCCCAGCCCAAGGTCATTTCCATCACCCAGCCCACGGAACTCGGCAAGCTCTACACCCTGAAGGAGATCGAGGACCTGGTGGAGTTCGCCCACGACCGCGACCTGCTCGTGCACATGGACGGAGCGCGCCTGGCCAATGCCTGCGCCGCACTCGACTGCTCCTTCTTCGACATGACCACCGCGCTGGACGTGGACTTCATCTCCTTCGGCGGCACCAAGAACGGATGTCTCATGGGCGAGGCCGTGCTGTTCCTCAACCCGGACATCGGCGAAGGGTTCCCCTACCTGCGCAAACAGGCCATGCAATTGGTTTCCAAGATGCGCTTCGTCTCTGCCCAGCTCGAAGCCTACCTGGCCGACGACCTGTGGCTCAAGAACGCCACCCACGCCAACGCCATGGCCAAGCGGCTGGCCGAAAAAGCCGGAGCCATCGAAGGGGTGGACATCAAGGGAACCGTGGACTGCAACTCCCTGTTCGCCCACATCCCGCCCCGGGCCACGGAAATCCTGCTGGAAAAGTATTACTTCTACGTCTGGGACGAACACGACCACACCGTGCGCTGGATGACCTCCTGGGCCACAACCGAAGAAATGGTCGACGAGTTCGTGGCCGATCTGCGCAAGGCCGTGGAGGCCGCCAAGTGA